A window of the Streptomyces sp. NBC_00454 genome harbors these coding sequences:
- a CDS encoding lysoplasmalogenase, with translation MSATESRTPSWARPVVAPGAGPAARLLLGAFAAATALDLGSLLAGWHPGHLVAKPLLMPLLVAYVALAARDTGRPAPRLLIAALLFGWGGDLALLFDADPAFLIGMGSFAAGHVCYLLLFGRRRSRPALGAAYAAALLSTVTLLWSDLPADLRIPVAGYSLLLTAMALRSSALGWRAGLGGALFLLSDTLIATGVADWPQAPRADFWIMATYTAAQYLLATGAIAPERAYGREVLQD, from the coding sequence GTGAGCGCCACCGAGTCCCGTACGCCGTCCTGGGCGCGCCCCGTCGTGGCGCCGGGAGCCGGGCCCGCCGCCCGGCTCCTGCTCGGCGCCTTCGCGGCCGCCACCGCCCTCGACCTCGGATCGCTCCTCGCGGGCTGGCACCCGGGGCACCTCGTCGCCAAGCCGCTGCTGATGCCGCTGCTCGTGGCCTACGTGGCCCTGGCCGCCCGGGACACCGGCCGCCCGGCCCCGCGGCTGCTGATCGCGGCCCTGCTGTTCGGCTGGGGCGGAGACCTGGCCCTGCTCTTCGACGCCGACCCGGCCTTCCTGATCGGCATGGGCTCCTTCGCCGCCGGGCACGTCTGCTACCTCCTGCTCTTCGGCCGCCGCCGGTCCCGTCCCGCGCTCGGGGCCGCGTACGCCGCCGCGCTGCTCTCCACCGTCACGCTGCTCTGGAGCGATCTGCCGGCCGATCTGCGGATCCCCGTCGCCGGGTACAGCCTGCTGCTCACCGCCATGGCCTTGCGCTCCAGCGCCCTCGGGTGGCGGGCGGGGCTCGGCGGAGCGCTGTTCCTACTCTCCGACACGCTCATCGCCACCGGGGTCGCCGACTGGCCGCAGGCGCCCCGGGCGGACTTCTGGATCATGGCCACGTACACGGCGGCCCAGTACCTGCTGGCCACGGGAGCGATCGCCCCGGAGCGGGCGTACGGTAGGGAAGTCCTACAGGACTGA
- a CDS encoding sterol desaturase family protein, with amino-acid sequence MPNLPDVVLWSIPAFVLLTVIELVSYRIHPDEDAAGYETKDAVTSLGMGIGSLAFDFLWKIPILAIYTAVYELTPLRVPVLWWTVPLMLLAQDFFYYWQHRGHHVIRILWACHVVHHSSRKFNLTTALRQPWTSATSWPFYLPMIALGVHPAAIAFCYSVNLVYQFWIHTERIDKLPRPVEFLFNSPSHHRVHHASQGGYLDRNFGGILIVWDRMFGSWVGETDKPVFGLTKNISTYNPLRVATHEYASIARDLKAARSWRERAGRVFGGPGWQPSDAGAAAPAAPAKASEHAA; translated from the coding sequence ATGCCGAACCTGCCCGATGTCGTGCTGTGGTCCATACCCGCCTTCGTACTGCTCACCGTCATCGAGCTCGTGAGCTACCGCATCCATCCCGACGAGGACGCCGCCGGGTACGAGACCAAGGACGCCGTCACCAGCCTCGGCATGGGAATCGGCAGCCTGGCCTTCGACTTCCTCTGGAAGATCCCGATCCTCGCGATCTACACGGCGGTCTACGAGCTCACTCCGCTCCGGGTCCCCGTCCTGTGGTGGACCGTCCCGCTCATGCTGCTCGCCCAGGACTTCTTCTACTACTGGCAGCACCGCGGCCACCACGTCATCCGGATCCTGTGGGCCTGCCACGTCGTCCACCACAGCAGCCGCAAGTTCAACCTCACCACCGCCCTGCGCCAGCCCTGGACCAGTGCCACCTCCTGGCCGTTCTACCTGCCGATGATCGCGCTGGGCGTGCACCCGGCCGCCATCGCGTTCTGCTACTCGGTCAACCTCGTCTACCAGTTCTGGATCCACACCGAGCGCATCGACAAGCTGCCCCGCCCTGTCGAGTTCCTCTTCAACTCGCCCTCCCACCACCGCGTCCACCACGCCTCCCAGGGCGGCTACCTGGACCGGAACTTCGGCGGGATCCTGATCGTCTGGGACCGGATGTTCGGCTCCTGGGTCGGGGAGACCGACAAGCCCGTCTTCGGCCTCACCAAGAACATCAGCACCTACAACCCGCTGCGGGTCGCCACCCACGAGTACGCCTCCATCGCCCGCGACCTCAAGGCCGCCCGGAGCTGGCGCGAGCGCGCCGGACGCGTCTTCGGAGGTCCCGGCTGGCAGCCCTCCGACGCCGGAGCCGCCGCCCCCGCCGCCCCCGCGAAGGCCTCGGAGCACGCCGCGTGA
- a CDS encoding NACHT domain-containing NTPase yields MTAFEAAALRAANVVAGALPPAGERGRPALRSFARGLAGRLAGACEGLPERDRLAAVTALGEAFAALGREEARALLAADGPADPADPADPAGRAEGAEGPEHRDPAGRAGRTGRRAPLPPPAGSALSPKARSAYRELVAVCRAHALEYAAQYTPEHAAGPPGSAARTEAENASAAFEARYTQYVAQTQGRVQLFGLTFSQARQEWPLDLAYISLAVSGAQFLEEPGLQTSIKAEPALDAAERVLLRGPAGSGKSTLVQWLALNAARRSFGTQLRDWNSLVPFVLPLRSFNSPTGLPRPQDWLHATGVPLAAPPGWVEGLLSAGRALVLVDGVDEVPPWLRSRTKSWLRALLAAYPAARFVVTTRPSAVPEDWLTAQGFSSLALLPMEREDVKAFITHWHASARAQVESDGPDGGPGEGPGEGTQRERELLDRYEKALLEAVGKRRDLGRLATNPLMCALLCALNRDRRMHLPRARKELYDAALDMLLIRRDSERDISGVEGVYLSRDEQTLLLQRLAYWLIRNGQVEAAADEAIGMIAESLDAMPQVKAQGSAQTVFRHLLIRSGLLREPVPGSVHFVHRTFQDYLGAKAAVEARDFGVLVHNAHEDTWDNVVRMAVGHARPDERAYILRQLLARADQSERDRSRLVLLAAACLEHAPELDPEVWREVEARTARLLPPRSPSQAEGLAKAGELVLELLPEPAGLSEGEAAATIRTAALVGGDRALQVIVGFRTDDRYEPARELSDAWGRFPVEVYAETVLADAPMRVAHLHVRTEGQLKALDGLPHIRRLHVTWDGPVPEEIARRRDLESLILHRNPRLADLSPLAGHPTLRHLGVLDCPQVNGIEVVAELGTDSLAFGYLQDDLSLAPLAGVPGLRSLVIGFEPRERRIGEVPAAPSLTALHLWQGARRMTLDGIERWPGVTTLTVAGSGQYRQLVRALPVRGLDSLQIRHAAPVSVAALLPYERLARLVLIRCALEGSLEPLREFGALRRVVLSECLGTVDLSPLAAMDQLVIEVRRGTHVTGAERIPPERLVRKD; encoded by the coding sequence ATGACGGCTTTCGAGGCGGCCGCCTTAAGGGCGGCGAATGTGGTGGCGGGGGCGCTGCCGCCCGCGGGTGAGCGCGGCAGACCGGCGTTACGGAGCTTCGCGCGCGGGCTGGCCGGCCGGCTGGCCGGGGCGTGCGAGGGCCTCCCGGAGCGCGACCGGCTGGCCGCGGTGACGGCCCTGGGCGAGGCCTTCGCCGCACTGGGCCGGGAGGAGGCACGGGCCCTCCTCGCGGCGGACGGCCCCGCGGACCCGGCGGACCCGGCCGACCCCGCCGGGCGCGCGGAGGGGGCGGAGGGGCCGGAGCACCGGGACCCGGCGGGCCGCGCGGGCCGCACCGGCCGCCGCGCGCCGCTGCCGCCCCCGGCCGGATCGGCCCTGAGCCCCAAGGCCCGGTCCGCGTACCGCGAGCTGGTCGCGGTGTGCCGCGCGCACGCCCTGGAGTACGCGGCCCAGTACACCCCGGAGCACGCGGCGGGCCCCCCGGGCTCCGCGGCCCGCACGGAGGCCGAGAACGCCTCGGCGGCCTTCGAGGCGCGGTACACGCAGTACGTGGCCCAGACCCAGGGGCGGGTCCAGCTCTTCGGCCTGACCTTCAGCCAGGCCCGCCAGGAATGGCCGCTGGACCTGGCCTACATCAGCCTCGCGGTCAGCGGGGCGCAGTTCCTCGAAGAGCCCGGCCTGCAGACGTCGATCAAGGCCGAACCGGCCCTGGACGCCGCCGAGCGGGTGCTGCTGCGCGGCCCGGCCGGATCGGGCAAGAGCACCCTCGTCCAGTGGCTGGCCCTCAACGCGGCCCGCCGCAGCTTCGGCACCCAGCTGCGGGACTGGAACTCCCTGGTCCCCTTCGTCCTGCCGCTGCGCTCCTTCAACTCCCCCACCGGGCTGCCCCGGCCCCAGGACTGGCTGCACGCCACGGGCGTGCCGCTGGCGGCGCCGCCGGGCTGGGTGGAGGGGCTGCTCTCCGCGGGACGGGCGCTGGTGCTGGTCGACGGGGTCGACGAGGTGCCCCCGTGGCTGCGCAGCCGGACCAAGTCCTGGCTCCGGGCGCTGCTGGCCGCCTACCCCGCGGCCCGCTTCGTGGTCACCACCCGCCCCTCGGCCGTCCCGGAGGACTGGCTGACCGCCCAGGGGTTCTCCTCCCTCGCCCTGCTGCCGATGGAGCGCGAGGACGTCAAGGCCTTCATCACGCACTGGCACGCCTCCGCCCGGGCGCAGGTGGAGTCCGACGGCCCCGACGGGGGTCCGGGCGAAGGGCCGGGTGAAGGGACGCAGCGGGAGCGGGAGTTGCTCGACCGGTACGAGAAGGCGCTCCTGGAGGCCGTGGGCAAGCGCCGCGACCTGGGCCGGCTCGCCACGAACCCGCTGATGTGCGCCCTGCTGTGCGCACTGAACCGGGACCGGCGGATGCATCTGCCCCGGGCCCGCAAGGAGCTCTACGACGCCGCCCTGGACATGCTCCTGATCCGCCGCGACAGCGAGCGGGACATCTCCGGGGTCGAGGGCGTCTACCTCAGCCGGGACGAGCAGACCCTGCTGCTCCAGCGGCTCGCGTACTGGCTGATCCGCAACGGGCAGGTGGAGGCGGCGGCCGACGAGGCGATCGGGATGATCGCCGAGTCGCTCGACGCGATGCCGCAGGTCAAGGCGCAGGGCAGTGCCCAGACGGTCTTCCGCCACCTGCTGATCCGCAGCGGGCTGCTCCGGGAGCCGGTGCCGGGCTCGGTGCACTTCGTCCACCGCACCTTCCAGGACTACCTCGGCGCCAAGGCGGCGGTGGAGGCACGGGACTTCGGCGTGCTGGTGCACAACGCCCACGAGGACACCTGGGACAACGTGGTCCGGATGGCGGTGGGTCACGCCCGGCCCGACGAACGCGCCTACATCCTGCGCCAGTTGCTGGCCAGGGCCGACCAGTCCGAGCGCGACCGCAGCCGGCTGGTGCTGCTCGCGGCTGCCTGTCTGGAGCACGCGCCGGAGCTGGATCCGGAGGTCTGGCGCGAGGTGGAGGCCCGTACGGCGCGGCTGCTGCCCCCGCGTTCCCCGAGCCAGGCCGAGGGGCTGGCCAAGGCGGGCGAGCTGGTGCTGGAGCTGCTGCCGGAACCGGCCGGGCTGAGCGAGGGCGAGGCGGCCGCGACGATCCGTACGGCGGCGCTGGTGGGCGGCGACCGGGCGCTCCAGGTGATCGTGGGCTTCCGGACGGACGACCGCTACGAGCCGGCCCGTGAACTGTCCGACGCCTGGGGGCGGTTCCCCGTGGAGGTGTACGCGGAGACGGTGCTGGCCGACGCCCCCATGCGCGTGGCCCACCTGCACGTGCGCACCGAAGGCCAGCTGAAAGCCCTGGACGGGCTGCCGCACATCCGCCGGCTGCACGTCACCTGGGACGGCCCGGTCCCGGAGGAGATCGCGCGGCGCCGGGACCTGGAGTCGCTGATCCTGCACCGCAATCCGCGGCTGGCCGACCTGTCCCCGCTGGCCGGGCACCCGACGCTGCGGCACCTGGGCGTACTGGACTGCCCGCAGGTGAACGGGATCGAGGTGGTCGCCGAACTGGGCACGGACAGCCTCGCCTTCGGCTACCTGCAGGACGACCTGTCGCTGGCCCCGCTCGCGGGGGTGCCGGGGCTGCGCTCCCTGGTCATCGGCTTCGAACCGCGGGAGCGGCGGATCGGGGAGGTCCCGGCGGCCCCGTCGCTGACCGCGCTGCACCTGTGGCAGGGCGCCCGGCGGATGACCCTGGACGGGATCGAGCGCTGGCCGGGGGTGACGACGCTGACGGTGGCCGGGAGCGGCCAGTACCGGCAGCTGGTGCGGGCGCTGCCCGTCAGGGGCCTGGACAGCCTGCAGATCCGCCATGCCGCACCGGTGTCGGTCGCGGCGCTGCTGCCGTACGAGCGCCTCGCCCGGCTGGTGCTGATCCGGTGCGCCCTGGAGGGATCTCTGGAGCCGCTGCGCGAGTTCGGGGCGCTGCGCCGGGTGGTGCTGAGCGAATGCCTGGGGACCGTGGACCTGTCCCCGCTGGCGGCCATGGACCAGCTGGTGATCGAGGTGCGCCGGGGTACGCACGTGACCGGGGCGGAGCGGATCCCGCCGGAGCGGCTCGTCCGCAAGGACTGA
- a CDS encoding amidohydrolase family protein, with product MTSAQEREDRYTVISADCHAGADLLDYKPYLEKRYHEEFDAWAATYVNPYEDLLADTADANWNSQRRLAELEADGIVAEVLFPNTIPPFFPKSSLMAQPPTPSEFALRWAGLQAHNRWLADFCADAPGRRAGVVQILLNDVDEAVREIRRTRKAGLTGGVLLPGVPPGSGIPELHSQVYDPIWAVCDELDVPVNHHGGSASPPLGDEPAARAVFMVETTWFSHRALWHLIFGGAFRRNPGLKLVLTEQGSGWIPGVMDMLDYYHGRLVAASATAEAKFGAGLAESMGKGPSEVWRDNCFVGASFMRPHEVPLRGRIGLDKIMWGSDYPHDEGTTPFSREGLRIAYAGLPREEVAAMVGGNAARVYGFDLGLLDALAAKHGPLVSEIAEPLTEVPAGATSPAFARGGSVRVW from the coding sequence ATGACCTCGGCGCAGGAGCGCGAGGACCGCTACACGGTCATCTCGGCGGACTGCCACGCGGGCGCCGACCTGCTGGACTACAAGCCCTACCTGGAGAAGCGCTACCACGAGGAGTTCGACGCCTGGGCCGCCACCTACGTGAACCCGTACGAGGACCTCCTCGCGGACACGGCGGACGCCAACTGGAACTCCCAGCGCCGCCTCGCCGAGCTGGAGGCCGACGGGATCGTCGCGGAAGTGCTCTTCCCGAACACCATCCCGCCGTTCTTCCCGAAGTCCTCGCTGATGGCCCAGCCCCCGACCCCCTCGGAGTTCGCACTGCGCTGGGCGGGGCTCCAGGCCCACAACCGGTGGCTGGCCGACTTCTGCGCGGACGCCCCGGGCCGGCGCGCGGGCGTGGTCCAGATCCTGCTGAACGACGTGGACGAGGCGGTGCGCGAGATCCGCCGCACCAGGAAGGCCGGGCTCACCGGAGGGGTCCTGCTGCCCGGGGTCCCGCCGGGTTCCGGGATTCCCGAGCTCCACTCGCAGGTCTACGACCCGATCTGGGCCGTCTGCGACGAGCTCGACGTCCCGGTCAACCACCACGGCGGTTCGGCCTCGCCGCCCCTGGGCGACGAACCGGCCGCGCGGGCCGTCTTCATGGTGGAGACCACCTGGTTCTCCCACCGGGCCCTGTGGCACCTCATCTTCGGCGGGGCCTTCCGCCGCAACCCCGGACTGAAACTCGTCCTGACGGAGCAGGGCTCCGGCTGGATCCCCGGGGTGATGGACATGCTCGACTACTACCACGGCCGCCTGGTGGCGGCCTCGGCCACCGCCGAGGCCAAGTTCGGGGCGGGCCTGGCGGAGTCCATGGGCAAGGGGCCCAGCGAGGTCTGGCGGGACAACTGCTTCGTGGGAGCGAGCTTCATGCGCCCCCACGAGGTCCCGCTGCGGGGGCGGATCGGCCTCGACAAGATCATGTGGGGCAGCGACTACCCCCACGACGAGGGCACCACCCCGTTCTCCCGCGAGGGCCTGCGCATCGCCTACGCGGGCCTGCCGCGCGAGGAGGTCGCCGCCATGGTCGGCGGCAACGCGGCCCGGGTGTACGGCTTCGACCTCGGCCTCCTCGACGCGCTGGCCGCCAAGCACGGCCCGCTGGTCTCCGAGATCGCGGAGCCCCTGACGGAGGTCCCGGCGGGCGCGACCAGCCCGGCCTTCGCCCGAGGGGGCTCGGTCCGGGTCTGGTGA
- a CDS encoding amidohydrolase family protein has protein sequence MSTYEDPYLIISSDCHAGLPTEQYRPYLDSAFHPQFDEFLGQRDARRAEATKLGVRNEAFAEKWFHDHEEGLKGGWDVSQRLKELDGDGVAAEVVFPDADAVDSQTAAPFGVGLGLSGDQDPELGMAGAQAHNRWLAEFVSENPERHCGVALLPITGDPDKVVAEIHRAKASGLGALMIPAMWVDKAPYHDRRYDPVWAAAAETQMPIVTHSGSSPRHEYGDHLGIFVSEVTWWPSRPLWFLLWSGVFERHPGLKFGVAESGCWWLPNQLWFMDRLYLGAHGGKKLSPFEELKRPPSEYLDRQVFICATNTKRRELAQRYEIGVDNILWGSDFPHPEGTWPATRNWLKNTFHDIPVGETRRMLGLAAAEVFGFDTEKLAPIARRIGPTPAELGQSEDQAAVEASWARSRDVGRHWLTENDFPVLGVNG, from the coding sequence GTGAGTACGTACGAAGATCCGTATCTGATCATCTCCTCCGACTGTCACGCGGGGCTGCCCACCGAGCAGTACCGCCCCTACCTGGACAGCGCGTTCCACCCCCAGTTCGACGAGTTCCTCGGCCAGCGCGACGCCCGCCGCGCCGAGGCCACCAAGCTGGGCGTGCGCAACGAGGCCTTCGCCGAGAAGTGGTTCCACGACCACGAGGAAGGCCTCAAGGGCGGCTGGGACGTCTCCCAGCGGCTGAAGGAACTCGACGGCGACGGCGTGGCCGCCGAGGTCGTCTTCCCCGACGCCGACGCCGTGGACAGCCAGACCGCCGCCCCCTTCGGGGTCGGCCTCGGGCTCTCCGGCGACCAGGACCCCGAGCTCGGCATGGCGGGCGCGCAGGCGCACAACCGCTGGCTCGCCGAGTTCGTCTCCGAGAACCCCGAACGGCACTGCGGGGTCGCGCTGCTCCCCATCACCGGCGATCCGGACAAGGTCGTCGCCGAGATCCACCGGGCCAAGGCGTCCGGGCTCGGCGCCCTGATGATCCCCGCGATGTGGGTGGACAAGGCGCCCTACCACGACCGCCGTTACGACCCGGTGTGGGCGGCGGCCGCCGAGACGCAGATGCCGATCGTCACCCACTCGGGATCCTCGCCGCGCCACGAGTACGGGGACCACCTGGGCATCTTCGTCTCCGAGGTCACCTGGTGGCCCTCGCGCCCGCTGTGGTTCCTGCTCTGGTCCGGGGTCTTCGAGCGGCACCCGGGGCTGAAGTTCGGCGTCGCCGAGTCGGGCTGCTGGTGGCTGCCGAACCAGCTGTGGTTCATGGACCGGCTCTACCTCGGCGCGCACGGCGGCAAGAAGCTCTCGCCCTTCGAGGAGCTGAAGCGGCCGCCGAGCGAGTACCTGGACCGCCAGGTGTTCATCTGCGCCACCAACACCAAGCGGCGCGAGCTCGCCCAGCGCTACGAGATCGGCGTGGACAACATCCTGTGGGGCTCGGACTTCCCGCACCCCGAGGGGACCTGGCCCGCCACCCGGAACTGGCTGAAGAACACCTTCCACGACATCCCGGTCGGCGAGACCCGCCGGATGCTGGGCCTCGCGGCGGCCGAGGTCTTCGGCTTCGACACCGAGAAGCTGGCGCCGATCGCCCGCCGGATCGGGCCCACCCCGGCCGAGCTGGGCCAGAGCGAGGACCAGGCGGCCGTCGAAGCCTCCTGGGCGCGCTCGCGCGACGTGGGCCGGCACTGGCTGACGGAGAACGACTTCCCGGTGCTGGGGGTGAACGGATGA
- a CDS encoding SDR family NAD(P)-dependent oxidoreductase: MRLEPGQVAVVTGAASGIGLAMARRFAAEGLKVVLADVEEGALREAAAELAADGAEVLAKLVDVSDRDSVISLADAAYETFGAVHVLCNNAGVGSGAEGRMWEHEPNDWKWAFSVNVWGVFHGIQAFVPRMIAAGGPGHVVNTSSGDGGIAPLPTASVYAVTKAAVVTMTESLYAHLKAEGAAIGASVLFPGPHMLRTGLWESHRNRPDRYAKERPRKSPYRSLDQYEAAMKQAGHEVNFTPVEDVAEHVVDGIRADRFWMLPDSEHSDRQIRARSQSMLDRANPAYLESFILD; encoded by the coding sequence ATGCGACTCGAACCGGGACAGGTGGCCGTGGTCACCGGAGCCGCCAGCGGCATCGGCCTCGCCATGGCCCGCCGCTTCGCCGCCGAGGGACTGAAGGTGGTCCTCGCCGATGTGGAGGAGGGAGCCCTGCGCGAGGCCGCCGCGGAACTCGCGGCGGACGGCGCCGAGGTGCTCGCCAAGCTCGTGGACGTCAGCGACCGGGACTCCGTGATCTCGCTGGCCGACGCCGCCTACGAGACCTTCGGCGCCGTGCACGTGCTCTGCAACAACGCGGGCGTCGGCTCCGGCGCCGAGGGCCGCATGTGGGAGCACGAGCCCAACGACTGGAAATGGGCCTTCTCCGTCAACGTCTGGGGCGTCTTCCACGGCATCCAGGCCTTCGTCCCCCGCATGATCGCGGCCGGCGGCCCCGGCCACGTCGTCAACACCTCCTCCGGCGACGGCGGCATCGCCCCGCTGCCCACCGCGTCCGTGTACGCGGTCACCAAGGCGGCCGTGGTCACCATGACCGAATCGCTCTACGCCCACCTCAAGGCGGAGGGCGCGGCCATCGGAGCCTCCGTGCTGTTCCCCGGACCGCACATGCTGCGCACCGGGCTGTGGGAATCGCACCGCAACCGGCCCGACCGGTACGCGAAGGAGCGCCCGCGCAAGTCCCCGTACCGCAGCCTCGACCAGTACGAGGCCGCCATGAAGCAGGCCGGGCACGAGGTGAACTTCACCCCCGTCGAGGACGTCGCCGAACACGTCGTGGACGGCATCCGCGCCGACCGCTTCTGGATGCTCCCGGACAGCGAGCACAGCGACCGGCAGATCCGCGCCCGCTCGCAGTCGATGCTCGACCGGGCCAACCCCGCCTATCTGGAGAGCTTCATCCTCGACTGA
- a CDS encoding acetoacetate decarboxylase family protein: MARVRYGARTEAEIAASREKSSKLPDIWSTGVVAVWESDPDVVAAVLPPPLKPADRPLVRANISKVDLPGYPLGAGSVAVAAQHGGVEGWYPLVMPMTMERALTGGREVFGEPKKLGEVTVERDGLVVRAALARHGIAFVEVRGAVDRELPLPEPTVKTDFYFKFLPAVDGSGFDCDPVLVHCTRNEKVRKLEHITGDVVLRESMFDPIADLPVRRIVEITIGEKTTDQKGRVVERVSAQALLPYIHQRYDDPMQILDGPPEGSV; this comes from the coding sequence ATGGCACGCGTACGGTACGGAGCGCGCACCGAGGCCGAGATCGCGGCGTCGCGCGAGAAGAGTTCCAAGCTCCCCGACATCTGGTCCACCGGAGTGGTGGCCGTCTGGGAGAGCGATCCGGACGTGGTGGCGGCGGTCCTGCCGCCGCCGCTGAAGCCGGCCGACCGGCCCCTGGTCCGGGCCAACATCAGCAAGGTGGACCTGCCCGGATACCCGCTCGGCGCCGGCTCCGTGGCCGTCGCCGCCCAGCACGGCGGGGTCGAGGGCTGGTACCCGCTGGTCATGCCGATGACCATGGAGCGCGCCCTGACCGGCGGCCGCGAGGTCTTCGGCGAGCCCAAGAAGCTCGGCGAGGTCACCGTGGAGCGCGACGGCCTGGTCGTACGGGCCGCCCTGGCCCGGCACGGGATCGCCTTCGTGGAGGTGCGCGGGGCGGTGGACCGCGAACTGCCGCTGCCCGAGCCCACGGTGAAGACCGACTTCTACTTCAAGTTCCTTCCCGCCGTGGACGGTTCGGGCTTCGACTGCGACCCGGTGCTCGTGCACTGCACGCGCAACGAGAAGGTCCGCAAGCTGGAGCACATCACCGGGGACGTGGTGCTCCGGGAGTCGATGTTCGACCCCATCGCGGACCTCCCCGTACGCCGCATCGTCGAGATCACCATCGGCGAGAAGACCACCGACCAGAAGGGCCGGGTCGTCGAGCGGGTCAGCGCCCAGGCCCTGCTCCCGTACATCCACCAGCGCTACGACGACCCCATGCAGATCCTCGACGGACCGCCCGAGGGGAGCGTCTGA
- a CDS encoding TetR/AcrR family transcriptional regulator, translated as MARTALTRDEVLDTAASLVKQHGPAALTMRKLAAELGTAVTSIYWHVGNRESLLDALVERTVQDMGAIRPVGRNPADRILSVARILRRELRTRPHLIAMVHERGLTERMFLPAQQALVHEVHAAGLRGARAADAVRAIQFQIIGFVLVERNRERSPAQSPAESELWDPADAPHDPPLARALARPADPERLFQLSVRSLVRALLTPGAPPR; from the coding sequence ATGGCCAGAACCGCGCTGACCCGTGACGAGGTGCTGGACACGGCCGCCTCGCTCGTCAAACAGCACGGCCCGGCCGCCCTGACCATGCGCAAGCTCGCCGCCGAGCTGGGCACGGCGGTGACCTCGATCTACTGGCACGTCGGCAACCGCGAGTCCCTGCTCGACGCCCTCGTGGAGCGGACCGTGCAGGACATGGGCGCGATCCGCCCGGTCGGCCGCAACCCCGCCGACCGGATCCTGTCGGTGGCCCGGATCCTCCGCCGCGAACTACGGACACGCCCGCACCTGATCGCGATGGTCCACGAACGCGGACTGACCGAGCGGATGTTCCTGCCCGCGCAGCAGGCCCTGGTGCACGAGGTGCACGCGGCCGGACTGCGCGGCGCGCGGGCCGCCGACGCGGTGCGCGCGATCCAGTTCCAGATCATCGGCTTCGTCCTGGTGGAGCGCAATCGCGAACGCTCCCCCGCCCAGTCCCCCGCCGAGAGCGAGCTGTGGGACCCGGCCGACGCCCCGCACGACCCGCCCCTGGCCCGAGCCCTGGCCCGGCCGGCCGACCCGGAACGGCTGTTCCAGCTGTCCGTGCGATCGCTGGTACGGGCCCTGCTGACGCCGGGCGCGCCACCGCGATAA